The sequence below is a genomic window from Lolium perenne isolate Kyuss_39 chromosome 4, Kyuss_2.0, whole genome shotgun sequence.
CGTGTTGTAAAGGCAGCTGGGCTCGCCCCCAAAGCAGGGTGGAGGAGTCCTGGACGCAATGTAAAATACCATTCGGGAAGGCATAATGCATCTCTAAACTAGCATGGCTCATACATCCGGTGCTACTTGCAGATACAAGGCGTGAGTGGCTGCACCGCGGCAACGCAAATACTGTTCATCATGGCTCTTAGAAGGGCAGGGCTCCTCGGGGTGCACATGTGGCATTCTGGGCGATGGTCTGATGACTGCAAGTACACAAATTTCttgtagctagtttcgaaataagagtatcgaaccacgagAAGCTACTAGTAAAGATCGTAATGCCCTTTGTTGCTATTTATCTAGAATTACTTAAAGCTGTCTTAAACCCCAAGTATGGTATTGTTTTGAAAGAGTTTTGTAGAATGGTTTATAAAGTAAATAACTGGAAAAAAGAGTGCAATTACGATTAAGGATTAAATTTAAACTTTAATAATGCTAAAATATTCTCGGGGTTGTTGGTTTCACCACTAGTATTAACCTAAGAACACAAACTAAATGATTCATATCTTTGTTCTCATTGTATGTGGAAAAGGCTCAGTGTGGGAATATGTATCTCATAACACGTCCCTGAATAACCACTGCGATGACCTTCGGCAAGGCACCTATTGATCCATCACAATTAAGAGATTACCCCATGGTTATTTGTGAAGTATGATGAGTCCTCTCTTATCCCCTCCTTTCATAGAATAGTGCACCGCCCACGGTATGTCACTTCCCGCCGTATGCACTATCCTACTTCTGAAGGTAGTTCCCTCGTGCGACCCTTAGGTAAATGTTACATGCTCGACTTCATATAACATCGCATGAGAGAGGTAACCCTGATCATAATAGACATGAGCCCGGAGCTTGAACAATAACAGGAGATTTAACGGTGGGTGTTACTAGTGATCATATGAGAGTGAGCACCAAAAACCAACGGTCCCATACCAGAAGATGACATGCAGTACAAGCACAAGTGCTCGTACCAGAGGTTCCGTCGCTTGTTTCGACCATATGAGGCCCGAGAGAGGTAACCCTAGATCAGAATTTTTCAAActttgtttcttcttcttcttccaaacCTTCAAGAAACCTCAAGGGATCTCTTTCCCTGCTCGTTTTTGGTTCGATTCCTTGTGCAAGAGGCTCTATGACATGTTTCTCGTTTGATTCGCCATTTATTTTTTTGTGAATCCACGCTCAATCCCTTGTCATTAGTAATTACGGTGCAAACTCATTCTTGGACTCTTTTTTTGTTGAGGTAGTACAGTAGATTTTTGAGGTCTAGAAGAATCATCATTTCTTAGTTCTATTGGACCAAACGTGTTCAAACTCAATCCCAAACTACCATAACAACCTGTTTAGGATTAGCCAAGCCTACTTAAGTATTGCATGTCTCTAGCTGCGCGCTGTTGTCGCTATGTGATCTTGTCAATGCTAAATGAATATGCATGTATCTCTATGGACGGTTTGCTGTCATGTCTATCGCTGTTCGCATCACATGAACCTGCCGGCCGGAATGGATCGAAGCTAGGTGCGGTGCGCATGCTTGGAGAACTATTGCTCCACACATATATCCATCCATGGGAATATATGCCATCtcatcttttctttctttttgtagAATAGCTTTTGCTTCCATTTCAGGACGGCACATTGGAACACAAATAGCCGTAGAGCTGCATCTCGTCCACACAGCCGGTGGTGCTCTCCGTTGTGGTGTGGCCAGAAGGTGCCTGCCCACGCGGGTACTCCGGCGAGCTCAACACACTGTGTGGACCGTTTTGCTTCCCTTTAGGAAAGACAAAAAGACGGTGGATTCCGGCCAGTCGGTGTGCATTCCTCGACTGATCGATGCATTCCCCGCTTTATATATTCATCTATGTTATTGCACCTTCTTGATCTGCATCATCATATAATCCAATAATAATGGTTATGTGCCAACTTATCATTTTATAAAGCTTTTCCGCACAACATGAATTTCTATCTCTCTGAAACTTCAGAAACATTTCAAAATCCATAAATGTATGCAAATGGTATCCAAATTAAACTTTGACCATTCATGCGGTGTACAAATAGATAATATGAATATAGTTTATATGTTGTCAATTTTACACAAGATGGAAATAATTgtattttttaatttatttccacaAGCTACCATTCCATTGCATTAGACATCTGTGATTGTTTCTATTTATTTGAAAACAGAAACATGTAAAAGCACTATCCAGCAAGGAGCTATAGGGTTCAAGTTAAACAGTCCAGAATTGATGATGCACTGTATTACtctcttaatttgcaaatagctaGCTAGAGACCATGCATAGAGGTGTCGGTCCATGCAAATCATAGTCGTTGCCGACATTTTTATCCATGGAACGCTCCTTCTAATTGGGTTGGTGGAGGTTTTACCGACATGGTGTGGACCGGTTCAAAGGTGACTTCTCCAACGGGAGACGGGGACCTTGATGACTAGGTACTTTTGCTGAAATAGAATTCTCTTGGTTTCCATTTATTTCCTGGACCGGCCCTTTGTTCTCTTTTCTTGGGTCATTCCCTGAGAGTGACACAAAAAGCTACAAATATCTAGTTGCGTCCTTTGTGTGGACTAGCATATGCAGGCAGCGCATAAGATCATGTGGGATTCGATCATCCACGTACGCAAAGAAAGAATTGAACGAAATCTATGGAGTGATCGCGCATATCTATTCATCTCTGCCCATTAATCTTCATACCCCCTTTTACTAATGAATCCTTCAGTCGAATCTTTTACTTGTTAGCTATATGATCGGAATGCAGGGCAGCAGGAGACACACACCGCCTCCTAGCACTAGCATAGTCTTACGCAGTTGCTGCTCCGCTCCCTTCTCCCATCTAGTCTCCTCCACACACCCCACCGCACCAGAGCAAACAATCGTACCCTTGACCTTGAGTCCATGTCCATATCCATTTCATGCAGCGTGTGCGGCGGTGTCGTGGGCAACTGCCTGCACCACCACCACAACATAAGCGTGTTCCCCGTTCAGCGTCACGAGCCGCCACCGGTGGAGTACCAGTTCTTCAACCACGCCCGTGGCCACGACGTGGGAACCATCTGGCCCGCACCGCCGGCGGACAACCATAACCGCAACACCAGGCCGCCGACGACATTCCATGGCCTCCAGTACACGCCGCATGCGCACCAACTAGAAGCTGCTGGGCTGATCACGTTCCAGGTGGAGGCCGGTGCCGGCCGAGACATGCCACAACCGGCGAGACCACCCACCATCGTACGTGAGTGCTGCCTTATATATTCCATATCGAATCTCAGCTCAGTACGTCCTACGTTGATCAATTCCCTTGTGCTCGATCACCTTCGTAGCTAGAACATATATGTCACTTGTGTGCTAATTTATTGCTGCTGACCAACTAATTCTCTGCGGAACAACGTACTGGGGGTCGAGAGACAAGTAACTCATTCTCCTCGGAAGGACTGACACGGCCGGAAAATGAAACCCAAACAATCAACAATAACCAATGGGCCGTACCCACGGAAGCCCATATGGGGCCCAGACCTAGGCCCGCCGGTCCAGATCtgggcccgccgccgccacccctggCCAAGGCCGCCCCGGCATGAAGGTCGCGCCAGCACCGGTGGCCGGGCCGCCGTGCCGCGCCGCCACCAAGCCGGGCTCCGGCAGCACACCCCGCGCCGGCCGGAGGGGGAGGGGCGCCGACGCCAGTGCAGGCCACCCCATGAGGCCCGCAGCAGCACGCGCCGAGAAGAGccaccgccgccggcaccacGCGGGCTTTGCCCGACAGCTCTCGCCGGCGGCGGCAACAGGGAGGGACGGGGGAGGAGGGCTGAGGCCGGGAGGACGATGGGCCGCCCCTGTCGCCACGGGGGCGACGCTAAGCTACTACGCGGGGCAATCGGGATTTCCACCTTTAGGTCTTGTTCGGCACACCGGTTTTTTAGTAGATTGGGGTGTTTAGTTTCTCCATAACAGTTCTAGATCCTCACAAATACCCGCTGAGCTGAAACCGGTTTGGACGTGTCTAGCCAAGTATTCCCAAAAAAATTGCTAATACACGTGTGAATTAAAACGTTAGGGACGCCTCGCGTATTtttctcgcgagcttgctgagtgGCATGTGACGAGCTCAGCTTAACCGGCCGGGGTGGCGTGTGACGCGCGCCCACGTGCATCATCCTACCCGTGCAAAGCTAGCTGCATCATGCATACATTGATCAGTAGCCTAGCACCCTAGCTTAGCAAGGATCTGCCATGGATTCGAACGTACCCTGTTAATCCCCGTGTTTTAACCCAAAACACGTGTGGTAATACACTTCAATCCCTGCCTGCCGAACGAGCCCTTACGTGTATCCATCGGGAAACTACATCGTGAATGTAATTCCTTGCCAAAAATTTTCGAATGGAATACATATAAATGTAATGGATATGCATCCTCTTATTTCATGTGGTCAACTATTGTTCGCCTTCAATTTCATCTTGAGTTGTTTCCTCTCACAACTGATCATCAATATCAATTGTTGCTATGTAAACTAATAAGCTCAGGCCAGCAAGGTTCTTGCATCAGCTCCTGAAGTCCTACCTACTTTTTTGATGGGAACGATTAAGCTCAGGCCACGAATGAATAGAAAACAAATAAGCTGGTGCTGTGTCCAACCCACTTAATTTAGTCAATCAGGCTTTATACAGTATATATAATCATGTTCATCACTGTATTAATGACACTATCATAGAACATGAATGCTATTACATATAGCTAGCTAGTTGAGAAGCGTCACCTTAATCGGTTTTGGTTGCCGACCCTTGGAAAGGGACCTAATGCTAACTTTTAGTTCATGAACCAGATCAAAACTCTTGGTTTTGGACTGCCTTCATGAAAAATAATGATTCACTACACATAATTGCACTAATATGGCTATTCTCATATTGATGTTCAGATGCCATTTTGCGGGGACACACTCACTGCCACCGTGAACAAGCATGCCATAGTGGCTATCGATGGAGCGACGATGATGGTGGCGGCGCATCATCACGCAATGCACGAGAGAGAAGCAAAGGTGATGAGGTAcagggagaagaggaagaggcggcGCTACGAGAAGCAGATACATTATGAGTCCAGAAAAGCTTATGCCGAGTTGAGGCCACGGGTCAAGGGCCGTTTTGCCAAGGTACACGAAGAAGCCATCgtgccatcatctccaccaccatcggcaTATGATCCCACTAAACTCGGCCTCGGGTGGTTCCCCCAAACCAGGTAAAACAATGACATATGTATATTTCTAGTGAATCCTCCGATGGAAAGTTGTTCACCCAAGTAAAAGAGACAAGATGCCGTTAGAGATATGTTCATAATTTTGAGAGGTTGCTACTGAATTAATGTGATATATATTGTAATAAAATTCACTGGTAATTGTTTCTTGATTTTTTACCTGGAATTGTATTGCTTGCTTAATGTTTTGTTTTTACAGTAAGGTTACTTTCTTCACCCATATTATGAGTTTTAAAAAAACCAAATACGGCATGGATGCGCACATGCACACAATCGTTCGAGGGAACTTTGCCTCTCATTGCAAGACTATCCCTTCTTAATAAGTACCACAAAGTGTCAAACCTAGGTTAAATCCTAAGTGGCCACATAAAACCTCTCCTAATCATCGAACCACCAGTTCATTATGAGGTGAAATAGATTTACATGTTATCAAAAACATCTAATGGGAAACTGCTTTAGCTCTTTCTATCACTTAGCTTCACATATAACAAGATTCACTCCATTGAATGCAAACTATTCTCATTAATGTCCCATTTTCTAGATAGATCAACTCTAGCATCAAGAACGGAGTAACAATATACGTCTGTAAATCCATCAAACACAAATATGATAaatagattgcatctgccatatCAATAAAACAAAACAATGTCCATAATCGTGTGCAGGGGAGATTATATATGGTAATATATCCAATAAATCACATAGGGATATTCAATCAAGTTGATTCCATAAACCAATAGTCCTGGGTGGACTCCTTACGACTAATCATGAAGACAACAAAGGAATTGATGGAGATGATGAAAATATGTGTCCGATGGCGATTTCTGTTGTGCTTCCCCTCAATTTCCCCCCACCGAAGACTGCTTCTTATATGTTTTGTGTTCTATGTAGCATCACAACTCTGATCACAAGAAAAATTCGGAATATGTAAATAGTGTGGTTTTAAGGTCAAGATGGATTCCTCAGCAGACGCAAATGGTGCTCGAGGGTATGCGACCCCACTCAACGTGCTTTAGGGGTTAAGCCACGCCGAGGAGGCTCCTAGTCTCAGTAAGAGTCTTCTCAACTTCTTACGGTGTAGTACTCGTTGTCTTCGAATACAATTTGTTTCAAGTTAGGCAGTGTACATAAAAATATAAAGGAAGGGGTTTGTTACCTTCCATACTTAAATAAAAAATTGGCTTCGACAGACAATCCTAATCATGTAACTTATTTGGCAAACATTATAACCATGGATAGTAATAAATTAAACAAGATGATAAACTTTAAAAGGCCTTGATATACTAAGGGTGTTTGTCAATGTATCTATGAACTTTGATATATTTGATATGATATTTTATAATATATGCATGATATGTGAGGTTCCATAGGTGTTTTACATTGACTTATGAGGATTTGCAACAAAGTCACATTTTATTTCTTTTTAACACTGGAGTACGGGAAATCATTGTTTTGCGTATTTTGAGTTTCCGGCACCTGCTTACGGACACCAAATTGAGCTAGATTTTTTGGAGCATTATTTTTTTGGGGGGAATATCATAAGATGAGAAGAAGTTTACCAAGAGGTACATGGGCCAGGAAAGAGTTCCCACGGCGTGGCCACCTAGGCTAGCCGCACCATGGGGCTCATCGTAGGCCCCGTGCAGTCTATCACCTTGGTTTTGATGTCCTCCAATGAGTTTTGCCCTTAAAACGCCTATATGTATGACCTCATCCATGGATTCGTGAAGAGGTGGTTCGTCTATAGAGAAAAATGGAGCAAAGAAGTCATGCGAAAATTGAGAGAGCAACTGCCAGACTCGCCCCTAGTTGTTCCTCCGCCTCTATCAATATCGCCATTGCCGCCGCCATAATGACGAGGGAGTAgtccacccttggactatgtTTTGTGGAAGTAGTTTATATCATCTCTCCCTATGATCTTCACTAATTCGTATCATATGAGATGATCATCTCTGTAATGTTTTGATGGTTGATCTTTTCTTTTAATATGAGTTACGAGATGCAATGAATTATTTTGTGGTTGGTGTATTAATAGATACATTTGTTATTCCATTTTGTATGTTTTGTTTTGGTCAAACTTATATGCATGAACATGTGTTCGAGATGTGTGTGTTTTGTAGTGACCTCACCCGATAGGGTGCCTATCCATGTGCTTAATTATCTAGTCCCTAGATCAATTGCTAGCACACACCATTTAAGATGTACCAAGAAATAAAGGTTTTATTACATCGCATGATCTGGAGTTTACATGAtaacttacaaattgcatagcactaGACTAGATCACTATCAGAGTATACAACAAACAAAAATAGACAACATGAAGTCCTTCATATTCATGTGCCACAAAGAGAGCATGTTGAGGATGGACTTGGAACCCTATCCACTGAAACTTAAGTGTTTATCAAAGGAGCCACAACATGAAACGTTGCAGCCACGAATAGTCAATAATTTTGAATTGTATAGGCAAGTGTCACAAGGAAACAAATAACCAGGCCTATCTGCTACATGAGTATTTGGTGATGTGGAGTTTTAGGGATGTATTTGAAGAATGCAAATTTTGTCCCattattttcaaaattaaatctcACATCCACTAACCGTTTAAAATACTCTGGGTAACACGAATCGATAATAGTGAACCGAAGAATAACTGAAGCACTAACATTGCTCCATCAAAAGTGAACCAAGAAACAACTAAAGTGGTAACACTCCTCCATCAATAGTGAACCAAAAAATAACTAAAGGGGTAACACTGCTCCATTAACAGTGAACCGAATAATAGCTAAAGTGGTAACATTGCTCTATCAACAGTGAACAGAAGAATAACTGAAGCATTAACACTGCTCCATCAAAAGTGAACCAAGAAACAACCGAAGTGGTAAcattgtgatacgtctccgacgtatcgataatttcttatgttccatgccacattattgatgatatctacatgttttatgcatactttatatcatatttatgcgttttccggaactaacctattgacgagatgccaaagggccagttcctgttttctgctatttttggtttcagaaatcctagtaaggaaatattctcggaatcggacgaaatcaacgcccagcatcttagaatccccggaagcatccagaacacccgagagaggccagggggggccacaggcccaccacacatgaccctggcgcggcctgggggtggcccgcgcccccctagtgtgtcgttgcctcgttgaccttctgacgccgcctcttcgcctataagaagcccctcgacctaaaacctcgatacgaaaaaaccacggtacgagaaaccttccagagccgccgccatcgcgaagccaagatctgggggacaggagtctctgttccggcacgccgccgggacggggaagtgcccccggaaggcttctccatcgacaccgctgccatctccaccgccatcttcatcaccactgctatctcccatgaggagggagtagttctccatcgaggctcggggctgtaccggtagctatgtggttaatctctctcctatgtacttcaatacaatgatctcatgagctgccttacatgattgagattcatatgagttttgtatcacaattcatctatgtgctactctagtgatgttattaaagtagtctattcctcctccatgatgtaatgttggtagtgtgtgcatcatgaagtacttggtatatgctatgattgtgatctcttgtagattatgaagttaactattactatgatggtattgatgtgatctattcctcctttcatagcgtgatggtcacagtgtgcatgctatgttagtacttggtttggttgtgttgatctatcttgcactctaaggttatttaaatatgaatatcgaatattgtggagcttgttaactccggcattgagggttcttgtagccctacgcaattagtggtgttcatcatccaacaagagagtgtagagtctagcatctatttattctgttatgtgatcaatgttgagagtgtccactagtgaaagtatgatccctaggccttgtttccaatactgcaattatcgctgcttgtttactgttctactgcatctgtactacctgctatattaccaccatcaaccacacgccagtcctgggcagcaaagcacttttctggcgctgttgctactgctcatatttattcataccacctgtatttcactatctcttcgccgaactag
It includes:
- the LOC127297393 gene encoding protein VERNALIZATION 2; the encoded protein is MSISISCSVCGGVVGNCLHHHHNISVFPVQRHEPPPVEYQFFNHARGHDVGTIWPAPPADNHNRNTRPPTTFHGLQYTPHAHQLEAAGLITFQVEAGAGRDMPQPARPPTIMPFCGDTLTATVNKHAIVAIDGATMMVAAHHHAMHEREAKVMRYREKRKRRRYEKQIHYESRKAYAELRPRVKGRFAKVHEEAIVPSSPPPSAYDPTKLGLGWFPQTR